One Urocitellus parryii isolate mUroPar1 chromosome 9, mUroPar1.hap1, whole genome shotgun sequence DNA segment encodes these proteins:
- the Polr3e gene encoding DNA-directed RNA polymerase III subunit RPC5 isoform X1: MANEEDDPVVQEIDVYLAKSLAEKLYLFQYPVRPASMTYDDIPHLSAKIKPKQQKVELEMAIDTLNPNYCRSKGEQIALNVDGACADETSTYSSKLMDKQTFCSSQTTSNTSRYAAALYRQGELHLTPLHGILQLRPSFSYLDKADAKHREREAANEAGDSSQDEAEEDVKQITVRFSRPESEQARQRRVQSYEFLQKKHAEEPWVHLHYHGLRDSRSEHERQYLLCQGSSGVENTELVKSPSEYLMMLMPPSQEEEKDKPVAPSNVLSMAQLRTLPLADQIKILMKNVKVMPFANLMSLLGPSVDSVAVLRGIQKVAMLVQGNWVVKSDILYPKDSSSPHSGVPAEVLCRGRDFVMWKFTQSRWVVRKEVAAVTKLCAEDVKDFLEHMAVVRINKGWEFILPCDGEFIKKHPDVVQRQHMLWTGIQAKLEKVYNLVKETMPKKPDGQSGPAGLVSGDQRVQVAKTKAQQNHAFLERELQRRKEQMRASTVLPGVQIKEEPLSEEGEEEDEQEAEDEEEPMDTSPSGGLNSRLANGLPAGRAAGGDSFNGHPLPGCAGTPVAQELRAFVEATFQRQFVLTLSELKRLFNLHLASLPPGHTLFSGISDRMLQDTVLAAGCKQILVPFPPQTAASPDEQKVFALWESGDMSDQHRQVLLEIFSKNYRVRRNMIQSRLTQECGEDLSKQEVDKVLKDCCVSYGGMWYLKGTVQS; the protein is encoded by the exons ATGGCCAATGAAGAGGATGACCCAGTTGTTCAAGAG ATCGACGTGTACTTGGCCAAAAGTCTGGCAGAGAAGCTCTATCTGTTTCAG taCCCTGTGCGTCCAGCCTCGATGACTTATGATGACATTCCACATCTCTCAGCCAAGATCAAGCCCAAGCAGCAAAAG GTAGAGCTTGAGATGGCCATCGACACCCTGAATCCCAACTATTGCCGCAGCAAAGGGGAGCAGATTGCTCTGAATGTGGATGGTGCCTGTGCCGACGAGACCAGCACGTACTCCTC GAAACTGATGGACAAGCAGACCTTCTGCTCCTCCCAGACCACCAGTAACACATCCCGCTATGCAGCTGCGCTCTACAGGCAAG GTGAGCTCCACCTGACCCCTTTACATGGCATCCTACAGCTGCGGCCCAGCTTTTCCTACCTGGATAAGGCAGACGCCAAGCACCGCGAGAGGGAGGCAGCCAATGAGG CTGGGGACTCTTCACAGGATGAGGCAGAAGAAGATGTTAAGCAGATCACG GTGCGATTCTCCCGGCCGGAGTCCGAGCAGGCCCGCCAGCGCCGAGTCCAGTCCTACGAGTTCCTGCAGAAGAAGCACGCAGAGGAGCCCTGGGTCCACCTGCACTACCATGGCCTGAGG GACAGCCGCTCGGAGCACGAGCGCCAGTACCTGCTGTGCCAGGGCTCCAGCGGGGTGGAGAACACGGAGCTCGTCAAGTCACCCAG CGAATACCTCATGATGCTGATGCCACCcagccaggaggaggagaa AGACAAGCCTGTGGCCCCCAGCAATGTCCTGTCCATGGCCCAGCTACGCACACTGCCCCTGGCCGACCAAATCAAGATCTTGATGAAGAACG TGAAGGTCATGCCTTTTGCCAACTTGATGAGTCTCCTTGGCCCCTCTGTGGATTCTGTGGCTGTTCTGCGTGGCATCCAGAAGGTGGCGATGTTAGTCCAAGGAAACTGGGTGGTGAAGAG TGACATCCTGTATCCCAAGGACTCATCAAGCCCCCACAGTGGCGTGCCAGCCGAGGTGCTCTGTAGAGGCCGAGACTTTGTT ATGTGGAAGTTCACACAGAGCCGTTGGGTGGTAAGGAAAGAGGTGGCAGCAGTGACCAAA CTCTGTGCCGAGGATGTGAAGGACTTTCTGGAACACATGGCTGTAGTGAGGATCAACAAAGGCTGGGAGTTCATTCTGCCCTGCGATGGGGAGTTCATCAAGAAGCACCCGGATGTGGTTCAGCGGCAGCACATGCTGTGGACAGGCATCCAGGCTAA attAGAAAAAGTCTATAATCTTGTAAAGGAAACCATGCCAAAGAAGCCAGATGGACAATCAG GACCTGCAGGGCTGGTCTCTGGGGACCAGCGGGTCCAAGTTGCCAAAACCAAGGCGCAGCAGAACCACGCCTTCCTGGAGCGGGAGCTGCAGCGGCGGAAGGAGCAGATGCGGGCATCCACGGTTCTGCCTGGTGTACAGATTAAGGAGGAGCCCCTGAgcgaggaaggagaggaggaggacgagCAGGAAGCAGAAGACGAGGAGGAACCCATGGACACTTCACCCAGTGGCGGCCTCAACAGTAGGCTGGCCAACGGATTGCCTGCTGGGCGGGCAGCAGGCGGGGACAGCTTTAATGGGCACCCACTCCCAGGCTGTGCTGGTACCCCTGTGGCCCAGGAACTGAGGGCCTTTGTGGAGGCCACTTTTCAGAGACAGTTTGTGCTCACGCTGAGTGAACTCAAGCGCCTCTTCAACCTGCACCTGGCCAGCCTGCCCCCGGGCCACACACTCTTCAGTGGCATCTCAGACCGCATGCTGCAGGACACGGTGCTGGCCGCTGGCTGCAAGCAGATACTGGTGCCT TTTCCCCCACAGACTGCTGCTTCCCCGGATGAGCAGAAGGTGTTTGCCCTCTGGGAGTCTGGAGACATGAGTGATCAG CATCGACAGGTTTTGCTTGAAATTTTTTCCAAAAACTACCGGGTACGCCGGAACATGATCCAATCTCGGTTGACTCAGGAGTGTGGAGAAGATCTAAGCAAACAGGAGGTGGATAAAGTGCTAAAG GACTGCTGTGTAAGCTATGGTGGCATGTGGTACCTTAAAGGGACAGTACAGTCTTGA
- the Polr3e gene encoding DNA-directed RNA polymerase III subunit RPC5 isoform X2, whose protein sequence is MTYDDIPHLSAKIKPKQQKVELEMAIDTLNPNYCRSKGEQIALNVDGACADETSTYSSKLMDKQTFCSSQTTSNTSRYAAALYRQGELHLTPLHGILQLRPSFSYLDKADAKHREREAANEAGDSSQDEAEEDVKQITVRFSRPESEQARQRRVQSYEFLQKKHAEEPWVHLHYHGLRDSRSEHERQYLLCQGSSGVENTELVKSPSEYLMMLMPPSQEEEKDKPVAPSNVLSMAQLRTLPLADQIKILMKNVKVMPFANLMSLLGPSVDSVAVLRGIQKVAMLVQGNWVVKSDILYPKDSSSPHSGVPAEVLCRGRDFVMWKFTQSRWVVRKEVAAVTKLCAEDVKDFLEHMAVVRINKGWEFILPCDGEFIKKHPDVVQRQHMLWTGIQAKLEKVYNLVKETMPKKPDGQSGPAGLVSGDQRVQVAKTKAQQNHAFLERELQRRKEQMRASTVLPGVQIKEEPLSEEGEEEDEQEAEDEEEPMDTSPSGGLNSRLANGLPAGRAAGGDSFNGHPLPGCAGTPVAQELRAFVEATFQRQFVLTLSELKRLFNLHLASLPPGHTLFSGISDRMLQDTVLAAGCKQILVPFPPQTAASPDEQKVFALWESGDMSDQHRQVLLEIFSKNYRVRRNMIQSRLTQECGEDLSKQEVDKVLKDCCVSYGGMWYLKGTVQS, encoded by the exons ATGACTTATGATGACATTCCACATCTCTCAGCCAAGATCAAGCCCAAGCAGCAAAAG GTAGAGCTTGAGATGGCCATCGACACCCTGAATCCCAACTATTGCCGCAGCAAAGGGGAGCAGATTGCTCTGAATGTGGATGGTGCCTGTGCCGACGAGACCAGCACGTACTCCTC GAAACTGATGGACAAGCAGACCTTCTGCTCCTCCCAGACCACCAGTAACACATCCCGCTATGCAGCTGCGCTCTACAGGCAAG GTGAGCTCCACCTGACCCCTTTACATGGCATCCTACAGCTGCGGCCCAGCTTTTCCTACCTGGATAAGGCAGACGCCAAGCACCGCGAGAGGGAGGCAGCCAATGAGG CTGGGGACTCTTCACAGGATGAGGCAGAAGAAGATGTTAAGCAGATCACG GTGCGATTCTCCCGGCCGGAGTCCGAGCAGGCCCGCCAGCGCCGAGTCCAGTCCTACGAGTTCCTGCAGAAGAAGCACGCAGAGGAGCCCTGGGTCCACCTGCACTACCATGGCCTGAGG GACAGCCGCTCGGAGCACGAGCGCCAGTACCTGCTGTGCCAGGGCTCCAGCGGGGTGGAGAACACGGAGCTCGTCAAGTCACCCAG CGAATACCTCATGATGCTGATGCCACCcagccaggaggaggagaa AGACAAGCCTGTGGCCCCCAGCAATGTCCTGTCCATGGCCCAGCTACGCACACTGCCCCTGGCCGACCAAATCAAGATCTTGATGAAGAACG TGAAGGTCATGCCTTTTGCCAACTTGATGAGTCTCCTTGGCCCCTCTGTGGATTCTGTGGCTGTTCTGCGTGGCATCCAGAAGGTGGCGATGTTAGTCCAAGGAAACTGGGTGGTGAAGAG TGACATCCTGTATCCCAAGGACTCATCAAGCCCCCACAGTGGCGTGCCAGCCGAGGTGCTCTGTAGAGGCCGAGACTTTGTT ATGTGGAAGTTCACACAGAGCCGTTGGGTGGTAAGGAAAGAGGTGGCAGCAGTGACCAAA CTCTGTGCCGAGGATGTGAAGGACTTTCTGGAACACATGGCTGTAGTGAGGATCAACAAAGGCTGGGAGTTCATTCTGCCCTGCGATGGGGAGTTCATCAAGAAGCACCCGGATGTGGTTCAGCGGCAGCACATGCTGTGGACAGGCATCCAGGCTAA attAGAAAAAGTCTATAATCTTGTAAAGGAAACCATGCCAAAGAAGCCAGATGGACAATCAG GACCTGCAGGGCTGGTCTCTGGGGACCAGCGGGTCCAAGTTGCCAAAACCAAGGCGCAGCAGAACCACGCCTTCCTGGAGCGGGAGCTGCAGCGGCGGAAGGAGCAGATGCGGGCATCCACGGTTCTGCCTGGTGTACAGATTAAGGAGGAGCCCCTGAgcgaggaaggagaggaggaggacgagCAGGAAGCAGAAGACGAGGAGGAACCCATGGACACTTCACCCAGTGGCGGCCTCAACAGTAGGCTGGCCAACGGATTGCCTGCTGGGCGGGCAGCAGGCGGGGACAGCTTTAATGGGCACCCACTCCCAGGCTGTGCTGGTACCCCTGTGGCCCAGGAACTGAGGGCCTTTGTGGAGGCCACTTTTCAGAGACAGTTTGTGCTCACGCTGAGTGAACTCAAGCGCCTCTTCAACCTGCACCTGGCCAGCCTGCCCCCGGGCCACACACTCTTCAGTGGCATCTCAGACCGCATGCTGCAGGACACGGTGCTGGCCGCTGGCTGCAAGCAGATACTGGTGCCT TTTCCCCCACAGACTGCTGCTTCCCCGGATGAGCAGAAGGTGTTTGCCCTCTGGGAGTCTGGAGACATGAGTGATCAG CATCGACAGGTTTTGCTTGAAATTTTTTCCAAAAACTACCGGGTACGCCGGAACATGATCCAATCTCGGTTGACTCAGGAGTGTGGAGAAGATCTAAGCAAACAGGAGGTGGATAAAGTGCTAAAG GACTGCTGTGTAAGCTATGGTGGCATGTGGTACCTTAAAGGGACAGTACAGTCTTGA
- the Polr3e gene encoding DNA-directed RNA polymerase III subunit RPC5 isoform X3 encodes MQLRSTGKLRPSFSYLDKADAKHREREAANEAGDSSQDEAEEDVKQITVRFSRPESEQARQRRVQSYEFLQKKHAEEPWVHLHYHGLRDSRSEHERQYLLCQGSSGVENTELVKSPSEYLMMLMPPSQEEEKDKPVAPSNVLSMAQLRTLPLADQIKILMKNVKVMPFANLMSLLGPSVDSVAVLRGIQKVAMLVQGNWVVKSDILYPKDSSSPHSGVPAEVLCRGRDFVMWKFTQSRWVVRKEVAAVTKLCAEDVKDFLEHMAVVRINKGWEFILPCDGEFIKKHPDVVQRQHMLWTGIQAKLEKVYNLVKETMPKKPDGQSGPAGLVSGDQRVQVAKTKAQQNHAFLERELQRRKEQMRASTVLPGVQIKEEPLSEEGEEEDEQEAEDEEEPMDTSPSGGLNSRLANGLPAGRAAGGDSFNGHPLPGCAGTPVAQELRAFVEATFQRQFVLTLSELKRLFNLHLASLPPGHTLFSGISDRMLQDTVLAAGCKQILVPFPPQTAASPDEQKVFALWESGDMSDQHRQVLLEIFSKNYRVRRNMIQSRLTQECGEDLSKQEVDKVLKDCCVSYGGMWYLKGTVQS; translated from the exons ATGCAGCTGCGCTCTACAGGCAAG CTGCGGCCCAGCTTTTCCTACCTGGATAAGGCAGACGCCAAGCACCGCGAGAGGGAGGCAGCCAATGAGG CTGGGGACTCTTCACAGGATGAGGCAGAAGAAGATGTTAAGCAGATCACG GTGCGATTCTCCCGGCCGGAGTCCGAGCAGGCCCGCCAGCGCCGAGTCCAGTCCTACGAGTTCCTGCAGAAGAAGCACGCAGAGGAGCCCTGGGTCCACCTGCACTACCATGGCCTGAGG GACAGCCGCTCGGAGCACGAGCGCCAGTACCTGCTGTGCCAGGGCTCCAGCGGGGTGGAGAACACGGAGCTCGTCAAGTCACCCAG CGAATACCTCATGATGCTGATGCCACCcagccaggaggaggagaa AGACAAGCCTGTGGCCCCCAGCAATGTCCTGTCCATGGCCCAGCTACGCACACTGCCCCTGGCCGACCAAATCAAGATCTTGATGAAGAACG TGAAGGTCATGCCTTTTGCCAACTTGATGAGTCTCCTTGGCCCCTCTGTGGATTCTGTGGCTGTTCTGCGTGGCATCCAGAAGGTGGCGATGTTAGTCCAAGGAAACTGGGTGGTGAAGAG TGACATCCTGTATCCCAAGGACTCATCAAGCCCCCACAGTGGCGTGCCAGCCGAGGTGCTCTGTAGAGGCCGAGACTTTGTT ATGTGGAAGTTCACACAGAGCCGTTGGGTGGTAAGGAAAGAGGTGGCAGCAGTGACCAAA CTCTGTGCCGAGGATGTGAAGGACTTTCTGGAACACATGGCTGTAGTGAGGATCAACAAAGGCTGGGAGTTCATTCTGCCCTGCGATGGGGAGTTCATCAAGAAGCACCCGGATGTGGTTCAGCGGCAGCACATGCTGTGGACAGGCATCCAGGCTAA attAGAAAAAGTCTATAATCTTGTAAAGGAAACCATGCCAAAGAAGCCAGATGGACAATCAG GACCTGCAGGGCTGGTCTCTGGGGACCAGCGGGTCCAAGTTGCCAAAACCAAGGCGCAGCAGAACCACGCCTTCCTGGAGCGGGAGCTGCAGCGGCGGAAGGAGCAGATGCGGGCATCCACGGTTCTGCCTGGTGTACAGATTAAGGAGGAGCCCCTGAgcgaggaaggagaggaggaggacgagCAGGAAGCAGAAGACGAGGAGGAACCCATGGACACTTCACCCAGTGGCGGCCTCAACAGTAGGCTGGCCAACGGATTGCCTGCTGGGCGGGCAGCAGGCGGGGACAGCTTTAATGGGCACCCACTCCCAGGCTGTGCTGGTACCCCTGTGGCCCAGGAACTGAGGGCCTTTGTGGAGGCCACTTTTCAGAGACAGTTTGTGCTCACGCTGAGTGAACTCAAGCGCCTCTTCAACCTGCACCTGGCCAGCCTGCCCCCGGGCCACACACTCTTCAGTGGCATCTCAGACCGCATGCTGCAGGACACGGTGCTGGCCGCTGGCTGCAAGCAGATACTGGTGCCT TTTCCCCCACAGACTGCTGCTTCCCCGGATGAGCAGAAGGTGTTTGCCCTCTGGGAGTCTGGAGACATGAGTGATCAG CATCGACAGGTTTTGCTTGAAATTTTTTCCAAAAACTACCGGGTACGCCGGAACATGATCCAATCTCGGTTGACTCAGGAGTGTGGAGAAGATCTAAGCAAACAGGAGGTGGATAAAGTGCTAAAG GACTGCTGTGTAAGCTATGGTGGCATGTGGTACCTTAAAGGGACAGTACAGTCTTGA